One segment of Hydrogenothermus marinus DNA contains the following:
- a CDS encoding anthranilate synthase component II, with product MKILMIDNYDSFTYNIVQYFYELGAEVDVRRNDKITIEEIKNIKDLDAIVISPGPCSPNEAGISVDVIKEFKDKYPILGVCLGHQSIGVAFGAKIIKAKCLMHGKTSMIYHNGKDLFENIPNPFEAVRYHSLVIDKSSLPEDIEITAWTKEDDEIMGIKHKKYPIYGIQFHPESVLTKYGIELLKNFLNIIEKTKSQKVS from the coding sequence ATGAAAATTTTAATGATTGATAATTATGATTCTTTTACATATAACATTGTTCAATATTTTTACGAACTTGGTGCAGAAGTAGATGTAAGAAGGAATGATAAAATCACTATAGAGGAAATAAAAAACATAAAAGATCTTGATGCTATTGTAATATCCCCGGGCCCGTGTAGTCCTAATGAAGCTGGAATTTCTGTAGATGTGATAAAAGAGTTTAAAGATAAGTATCCTATACTTGGAGTATGTCTTGGTCATCAATCAATTGGAGTAGCATTTGGAGCTAAAATAATAAAAGCTAAATGCTTAATGCATGGAAAAACTTCTATGATTTATCATAATGGAAAAGATTTATTTGAAAATATACCAAATCCTTTTGAAGCAGTAAGGTATCATTCTCTTGTTATAGATAAATCAAGTTTACCTGAAGATATAGAAATTACAGCTTGGACTAAAGAAGATGACGAGATAATGGGAATAAAACATAAAAAATATCCTATTTATGGTATTCAGTTTCATCCAGAGTCTGTACTGACAAAATATGGCATAGAATTACTTAAAAACTTTTTAAATATTATTGAAAAAACTAAAAGTCAAAAGGTAAGCTAA
- a CDS encoding translocation/assembly module TamB domain-containing protein: protein MGIDIVDNCKYENKKLVCDYINITTKRAKVNIKNLSLEIYLRKFFSDEKFIFLNAGNIDISIKKEKLSKKQKNFNIQKLKKYLKYAFFLISRSEITIKNLNLVSKNNKLFQIKNFSIQNKSNNIYSLKTFEIIYNKQKFIVKKLSASIDPNENLLNINSLKFKGFNTDFTILGSIALNGKINLKTKTDTKNYTYENINVKNLKTETNITGNIYKNLSLNTDFDLEKGLYTKNDISLDNLKGNTDIKISNLDINNISTAKIFFVINSTLKEIVSKKNNILVKNIKINTKGNLNKNLTGYLALSSKKNSFDKYRLTDLSLNTDYNIDLKSKSIYTKNNLKANNLGSADFSIPSINSDFSFNYDNKISSEGNFSIDGIIGKFSFKEDNLNISTDKFKLSKVLSFIKRKVDKNLKYINADLALNLNIDLKNKVLIANQNLENIDLFGIKYNKGNGFLQIDLDTKNAYYSYNLFNNIGFLKLNGSLEDDNIIQSSVDFKNLDISNLVYLKGKNLSAVLSGTGKIYGSLTNPKVNISGKTHLFKYKTITLKNLDFDFNYKNFVMNIDAKRKDIYTKAIVGINEFFIDLRLNLKDFDGNTVYSYLKSIQKEIFENFKPEKVSGNIRAVYRDNNYFVDIDIPKAYVNINLINNVFFAKIKGYISSNQRKLYIVAKKDDFIYKNFNIKNVVAKIELIDSNLSIDLKGEKSKNLNDFSLDYSINLNLKNKNIQGTGYAYLEKDIYSLLLKDKISGKYDDFSGTIDYEFKGKKIISKSTVNLNYKKALNSHLINLTAQIIPAEFQNKIKIYLQNLNYDINIKNSKFDSYLYVDKIFAFFSKNKIINIDGFLSKIDNNEIYIYKTYFNGFAKGTIDYAVYNFNTQNLDIYSKGSLNKDVLSKLIQVASIYGNINYTLFYKGNVKKFLENAQIKIQSKDLKLKSNYIFGYIKVKELFGIYNNGKLKLHLSGKNSYFTFNENKINADFTSYPLKGYLEGVFKTQFLPVKYLNIFKGNINTDIFINLKDKRKIEGKVELSGQANLEKDSSIFSKKENKETKENLEKPIYLNIELSSYIPIYIYGNWGKAYAELKGKLTGTLKNPVFNGEIDIIYGKISYFKNNYNIDFANIKIIDNIPYINARLSTVVSNVYIFVNITGSLPDDIQLNFSSNPPKSKEELMTILLLKNTPGTLENFPVFGALGKLIYSILPLQKILPSYDDSAGFLGTGFEVSIAPKYSPTQGIVASIYAKKSLTRRLFLAISRPIYEGQQTDIIGWYEVGIKLTEYISLVGKKYENNQNELNIIFSLPFDF from the coding sequence TTGGGAATAGATATTGTTGATAATTGTAAATATGAAAATAAAAAACTTGTTTGTGATTATATAAATATTACTACTAAAAGGGCTAAAGTTAATATAAAAAATCTATCTTTGGAAATTTATTTAAGAAAGTTTTTTTCAGATGAAAAATTTATTTTTCTAAATGCTGGAAATATTGATATTTCTATTAAAAAAGAAAAACTTTCTAAAAAGCAAAAAAATTTTAATATACAAAAATTAAAAAAATACTTAAAATATGCTTTTTTTCTTATTTCAAGATCTGAAATAACTATTAAAAACTTAAATCTTGTTAGTAAAAATAATAAACTTTTTCAGATTAAGAACTTTTCTATCCAAAATAAAAGTAATAATATTTATTCATTAAAAACTTTTGAGATAATATACAATAAACAAAAATTTATAGTTAAAAAGCTTTCTGCATCTATTGATCCAAATGAAAATCTACTAAATATAAATAGCTTAAAATTTAAAGGATTTAATACTGATTTTACTATATTAGGTTCTATAGCTCTTAATGGAAAGATTAACTTAAAAACTAAAACAGATACTAAAAATTATACTTATGAAAATATAAATGTTAAAAATCTTAAAACAGAAACAAATATAACTGGAAATATTTATAAAAATCTATCATTAAATACAGATTTTGATCTTGAGAAAGGATTATATACAAAAAATGATATTTCTTTAGATAATCTAAAAGGAAATACAGATATTAAAATATCCAATTTAGATATAAACAACATATCAACTGCAAAAATATTTTTTGTTATAAATTCAACTCTTAAAGAGATTGTTAGTAAGAAAAATAATATTTTAGTAAAAAATATAAAAATAAATACAAAAGGAAATCTCAATAAAAATCTAACAGGTTATTTAGCACTTTCTTCTAAAAAAAATAGCTTTGATAAATATCGGTTAACTGATTTGAGTCTAAATACAGATTATAATATAGATTTAAAATCAAAAAGTATTTATACAAAAAATAACCTAAAAGCTAATAATTTAGGTTCGGCCGATTTTTCTATTCCTAGTATAAATTCAGACTTTTCTTTTAATTATGATAATAAAATATCATCAGAAGGTAATTTTTCCATAGATGGAATTATAGGAAAATTTAGTTTTAAAGAAGATAATCTAAATATATCTACTGATAAATTTAAACTATCAAAGGTTTTAAGCTTTATAAAAAGAAAAGTAGACAAAAATCTTAAGTATATTAATGCAGATTTAGCATTAAACCTAAATATTGATTTAAAAAATAAAGTATTAATAGCTAATCAAAACTTAGAAAATATAGATTTATTTGGAATAAAATATAATAAGGGTAATGGCTTTTTACAGATAGATTTAGATACTAAAAATGCTTATTATAGTTATAATCTATTTAATAATATTGGTTTCTTAAAGCTAAATGGAAGCCTTGAGGATGATAATATTATCCAGTCTTCTGTAGATTTTAAAAATCTTGATATCTCAAATCTTGTTTATTTAAAAGGTAAAAATCTTTCAGCAGTTCTATCAGGAACAGGAAAAATATATGGTAGTTTAACTAATCCAAAGGTTAATATTTCCGGTAAAACTCATTTATTTAAATATAAAACAATAACCTTAAAAAATCTTGATTTTGATTTTAATTATAAAAATTTTGTTATGAATATAGATGCAAAAAGAAAAGATATATATACGAAAGCAATAGTAGGAATTAACGAGTTCTTTATAGATTTACGCTTAAATCTTAAAGATTTTGATGGAAATACAGTATATTCTTACTTAAAAAGTATTCAAAAAGAAATATTTGAGAACTTTAAACCTGAAAAAGTTAGTGGTAATATACGAGCTGTATATAGAGATAATAACTATTTTGTAGATATTGATATTCCAAAAGCTTATGTAAATATAAATTTAATAAATAATGTATTTTTTGCAAAAATAAAAGGTTATATATCTTCAAATCAAAGAAAATTATATATAGTTGCTAAAAAGGATGATTTTATTTACAAAAATTTTAATATTAAAAATGTAGTTGCAAAGATTGAGCTTATAGATTCTAATCTATCTATAGATTTAAAAGGAGAAAAATCAAAAAATCTAAATGATTTTTCCTTAGATTATTCCATAAATCTAAACCTAAAAAACAAAAATATACAAGGAACAGGATATGCTTATTTAGAAAAAGATATATACTCTTTATTATTAAAAGATAAAATTTCTGGTAAATATGATGATTTTTCAGGAACTATAGATTATGAGTTTAAAGGTAAAAAAATTATATCTAAATCTACAGTAAACTTGAATTATAAAAAAGCATTAAATTCTCATTTAATAAACTTAACAGCCCAAATTATACCTGCTGAATTTCAAAATAAAATAAAAATATATTTACAAAATCTAAATTATGATATAAATATAAAAAATAGTAAATTTGATAGTTATTTATATGTAGATAAAATTTTTGCATTTTTTAGTAAAAACAAAATCATTAATATAGATGGATTTTTATCTAAGATAGATAATAATGAAATTTATATATATAAAACATACTTTAACGGTTTTGCTAAAGGAACAATAGATTATGCTGTTTATAATTTTAATACTCAAAATTTAGATATTTATTCTAAAGGAAGTTTAAATAAAGATGTATTATCTAAACTTATTCAAGTTGCTTCAATATATGGAAATATAAATTACACTCTCTTTTATAAAGGAAATGTTAAGAAATTTTTAGAAAATGCACAGATAAAAATCCAATCTAAAGATTTAAAACTAAAAAGTAATTATATATTTGGTTATATAAAAGTAAAAGAACTTTTTGGTATTTATAATAATGGAAAATTAAAATTACATTTATCAGGGAAAAACTCTTATTTTACTTTTAATGAAAATAAAATTAATGCTGATTTTACAAGCTATCCATTAAAAGGGTATTTAGAAGGTGTTTTTAAAACTCAATTTCTTCCTGTTAAGTATTTAAATATATTTAAAGGAAATATTAATACAGATATTTTTATTAACCTTAAAGATAAAAGAAAAATAGAAGGAAAAGTTGAGTTATCAGGACAAGCCAATCTTGAAAAAGATTCCTCTATATTTAGTAAAAAAGAAAATAAAGAAACGAAAGAAAATTTAGAAAAACCAATCTATCTTAATATAGAATTAAGTTCATATATACCTATTTATATATATGGAAATTGGGGAAAAGCATATGCAGAACTAAAGGGAAAGCTTACAGGAACATTAAAAAATCCAGTTTTTAATGGAGAAATAGATATAATTTATGGGAAAATATCTTATTTTAAAAATAATTACAATATAGATTTTGCTAATATCAAAATAATAGATAATATCCCATATATAAATGCAAGACTTTCTACAGTTGTTTCAAATGTATATATATTTGTAAATATTACAGGTAGTTTACCAGATGATATTCAACTTAATTTTAGTTCAAATCCACCAAAATCAAAAGAAGAGTTAATGACAATACTATTATTAAAAAATACACCAGGAACTTTAGAAAATTTTCCTGTATTTGGTGCCCTTGGAAAACTAATTTATTCTATTCTTCCTTTACAAAAAATACTTCCTTCTTATGATGATTCTGCAGGGTTCTTAGGTACAGGTTTTGAGGTTAGTATAGCTCCAAAATATTCTCCAACTCAAGGAATTGTAGCTTCTATTTATGCCAAAAAAAGTTTAACAAGAAGATTATTTTTAGCAATTTCAAGACCTATATATGAAGGGCAACAAACAGATATAATAGGATGGTATGAAGTTGGTATAAAGCTTACAGAGTATATTTCCTTAGTTGGGAAAAAATATGAAAATAATCAAAATGAATTGAATATTATATTTAGCTTACCTTTTGACTTTTAG
- a CDS encoding tetratricopeptide repeat protein gives MDAKEVKERLNKVVSLYNSKNYEMALVELDDLANTVPDMPEVYFWRGKTLATDLNEENLKAAKEEFTEAIRLKEDFSDAYFERGLVNLQLGDLKESEKDFLKAVELNPKLKESYVYLAQIKLSEGKDEEALKYLQKAAGSSEDYKYFFYFGKIYFNNKDYEKAIEYLSKAIEKNPYLVDAYDLRGQALKEIRRYEEAVKDFKKAYTLMPEEKRFFVEISSVYFLLAEESYEKGNVEKAADYTVKGLEINYDLKLNEKFKDILIQAGKMNIDKNPQKAILYFDFALRLVNNDDYIQYEKEKNEINILRKKAINNLPLKERIVKIISDIYS, from the coding sequence ATGGATGCTAAAGAAGTAAAAGAAAGATTAAACAAAGTCGTAAGCTTATACAACTCTAAAAATTATGAAATGGCTCTTGTTGAGCTTGATGATTTAGCAAACACTGTTCCTGATATGCCAGAAGTTTATTTTTGGAGGGGGAAAACATTAGCAACAGACCTAAATGAAGAAAATTTAAAAGCGGCTAAAGAAGAGTTTACAGAAGCTATAAGATTAAAAGAAGATTTTTCTGATGCTTATTTTGAAAGAGGGTTAGTAAATCTACAACTTGGAGATTTAAAAGAATCAGAAAAAGATTTTTTAAAGGCTGTTGAACTTAATCCAAAATTAAAAGAATCTTATGTATATTTAGCTCAAATTAAACTATCAGAAGGTAAAGATGAAGAAGCTTTAAAATATCTACAAAAAGCTGCAGGTAGTAGTGAAGACTATAAATACTTTTTTTATTTTGGGAAAATCTATTTTAATAATAAAGACTATGAAAAAGCTATTGAGTATTTATCAAAAGCTATAGAAAAAAATCCATATCTTGTTGATGCTTATGATTTAAGAGGACAAGCTTTAAAAGAAATAAGAAGATACGAAGAAGCAGTAAAAGATTTTAAAAAAGCTTATACTTTAATGCCTGAAGAAAAAAGATTTTTTGTTGAAATATCTTCAGTATATTTTCTTTTAGCAGAAGAAAGTTATGAAAAAGGTAATGTAGAAAAAGCTGCAGATTATACAGTAAAAGGTTTAGAAATAAATTATGATTTAAAACTAAATGAGAAATTTAAAGATATATTAATACAGGCTGGTAAAATGAATATAGATAAAAATCCTCAGAAAGCTATTTTATATTTTGATTTTGCTCTTAGATTAGTAAATAATGATGATTATATTCAATATGAAAAAGAAAAAAATGAGATAAATATATTAAGAAAAAAAGCAATTAATAATTTACCTCTAAAAGAAAGAATTGTTAAAATTATTAGCGATATATATAGCTAA
- the serS gene encoding serine--tRNA ligase, producing MLDIKLIREKPEYVKERLKTRDESLPYLVDEILAVDKERRNLIKELESLKAEKNKLSKDIGKLFKEGKKEEAEKAKQEVIAKNEKIDLLEKQLKEVEERFNKLLLSVPNIPHKSVPVGKDETENVEIRRCGKPRKFDFEPLPHWEIGEKLGILDFERGAKLAGSRFTVMYEKAARLERALINFMLDVHTKQHGYKEVWTPVLVKSEILQGTGQLPKFEEDLYKVCDEDLYLLPTAEVSLTNLHAGEILKEEELPKYYTAYTPCFRREAGSHGKDVRGILRQHQFDKVELVKIVKPENSYDELEKLVREAEKILQLLEIPYRVVELCTGDLGFSAAKTYDIEVWIPSQNMYREISSCSNTDDFQARRAKIRFKDKNGKNRFVHTLNGSGLAVGRTLLAIMENYQTKDGDFEIPTALKKYMEG from the coding sequence ATGTTAGATATAAAATTAATCAGAGAGAAACCAGAATATGTTAAAGAAAGATTAAAAACAAGAGATGAATCTTTACCTTATCTTGTAGATGAGATTTTAGCAGTAGATAAAGAAAGAAGAAATCTAATAAAAGAACTTGAAAGCCTTAAAGCAGAAAAAAATAAATTATCAAAAGATATAGGAAAACTTTTCAAAGAAGGAAAAAAAGAAGAAGCAGAAAAAGCTAAACAAGAAGTAATTGCTAAAAATGAAAAAATAGATTTATTGGAAAAACAATTAAAAGAAGTAGAAGAAAGATTTAACAAACTGCTTTTATCTGTTCCAAATATACCTCATAAATCTGTACCAGTAGGAAAAGATGAAACTGAAAATGTAGAAATTAGAAGATGTGGAAAGCCAAGAAAGTTTGATTTTGAACCTTTACCCCATTGGGAAATTGGTGAAAAACTTGGAATACTTGATTTTGAAAGAGGAGCTAAATTAGCAGGTTCAAGATTTACTGTAATGTATGAAAAGGCGGCAAGACTTGAAAGAGCTTTAATAAACTTTATGCTTGATGTTCACACAAAACAACATGGATATAAAGAAGTATGGACACCAGTGCTTGTAAAATCAGAAATTTTACAAGGAACAGGACAGCTTCCAAAATTTGAAGAAGATTTATATAAAGTTTGTGATGAAGATTTATATTTACTTCCAACTGCAGAAGTTTCCCTTACAAATTTACATGCAGGAGAGATTTTAAAAGAAGAAGAACTTCCAAAATATTACACTGCTTATACACCTTGCTTTAGAAGAGAAGCCGGGTCCCATGGAAAAGATGTTAGAGGAATATTAAGACAACACCAGTTTGATAAAGTAGAGCTTGTAAAAATAGTAAAACCTGAAAATTCTTATGATGAACTTGAAAAACTTGTAAGAGAAGCAGAAAAAATACTTCAGCTTTTAGAAATACCATATAGAGTTGTAGAACTTTGCACAGGAGATTTAGGTTTTTCAGCAGCAAAAACTTATGATATTGAAGTATGGATACCATCTCAAAATATGTATAGAGAGATTTCTTCTTGTTCAAATACTGACGATTTCCAAGCAAGAAGAGCTAAAATAAGATTTAAAGATAAAAATGGAAAAAATAGATTTGTTCATACATTAAATGGTTCAGGACTTGCTGTAGGAAGAACGCTACTTGCAATTATGGAAAATTATCAAACTAAAGATGGAGATTTTGAAATTCCTACAGCATTAAAAAAATATATGGAAGGTTAA
- a CDS encoding DUF6394 family protein produces the protein MINWGKVWADFFIVLALTSNVGFIFSHDPYQLVIAIGVNLIATVLKFGAKKILAAEMLATALVADLHLIPATFLYFSGIHVSLAIGLAIGAAVANVISIVLLIVEMIFEYKREEEGF, from the coding sequence ATGATTAACTGGGGAAAAGTTTGGGCAGACTTTTTTATAGTTCTTGCATTGACAAGTAATGTAGGTTTTATTTTTAGTCATGATCCTTACCAACTTGTAATTGCAATTGGTGTTAATTTAATTGCTACTGTACTAAAATTTGGAGCAAAAAAAATATTGGCAGCAGAAATGCTTGCTACAGCTTTAGTTGCAGATTTACATCTAATACCAGCTACATTTTTATATTTCAGTGGTATTCATGTATCTCTTGCAATTGGACTTGCTATTGGTGCGGCAGTAGCAAATGTAATTTCTATAGTGTTATTAATAGTGGAAATGATTTTTGAATATAAAAGAGAAGAGGAGGGTTTTTAA
- a CDS encoding potassium channel family protein, with product MNSNKKKTPHYGNVKPKNYKAIYEEQFYNVLFKLRWPLMTVIFTTTVGVLLLMIINGKTDGESVLNYLFHIVITISTVGYTEGYTDHIDLNRLFSILFILIAFPIAYLYGLVVTVQVFLQSDIVNIYRYWRMYKAMEELYGHYIVCNFNEITKETIKNLRKRGIKVVLIEPNKSKEKDIRDFGVEYYVFDEPYKRSVLLGVGIEKAKGLVSAFEENTQDLSVIVTARLIRPEKDEFYIIATATNEGAAEKMKLLGANEVIVPSITIGRRISTLILHPPSPTVSKFLEKIAYGERTDIDIVEIHIPENSDLIGKKLKDIHMRQETGATIVAIIRKDGKMKIAPSGNAEIKEGDSLLILGHPKALRRAEEFFEKHIKIESEEENMENLEKIKEGEEVR from the coding sequence ATGAATTCTAATAAGAAAAAAACTCCTCATTATGGAAATGTAAAACCAAAAAACTATAAAGCAATATATGAAGAACAGTTTTATAATGTTCTTTTTAAACTTCGTTGGCCTTTAATGACAGTTATCTTTACAACAACTGTTGGTGTTTTACTTTTAATGATAATTAATGGAAAAACAGATGGAGAGAGTGTTTTAAACTATCTTTTTCATATTGTTATTACAATATCCACAGTAGGATATACTGAAGGATATACAGATCATATAGATTTAAATAGACTTTTTTCAATTTTATTTATATTAATAGCATTTCCTATTGCCTATCTATATGGTCTTGTTGTAACTGTTCAAGTATTTTTGCAAAGTGATATAGTAAATATTTATAGATATTGGAGGATGTATAAGGCTATGGAAGAACTATATGGGCATTATATTGTTTGTAATTTTAATGAAATAACTAAGGAAACTATAAAAAACTTAAGAAAAAGAGGTATAAAAGTTGTTTTAATAGAGCCTAATAAATCTAAAGAAAAAGATATCCGAGATTTTGGTGTTGAGTATTATGTATTTGATGAACCATATAAAAGAAGTGTTTTGCTTGGTGTTGGAATAGAAAAAGCCAAAGGGTTAGTATCTGCTTTTGAGGAAAATACTCAAGATCTATCTGTAATTGTTACTGCAAGACTTATAAGACCTGAAAAAGATGAATTTTATATAATAGCAACAGCTACTAATGAAGGTGCAGCTGAAAAAATGAAATTACTTGGAGCTAATGAAGTGATAGTTCCAAGTATAACAATTGGAAGAAGAATATCAACATTAATACTTCACCCACCTTCACCTACAGTTTCTAAATTCTTAGAAAAGATTGCTTATGGAGAAAGAACAGATATAGATATTGTAGAAATACATATTCCTGAAAATTCAGACTTGATTGGTAAAAAATTAAAAGATATTCATATGAGACAAGAAACTGGTGCAACAATTGTTGCAATAATAAGAAAAGATGGAAAAATGAAAATAGCGCCTTCTGGTAATGCAGAAATTAAAGAAGGAGATTCTTTATTAATTTTAGGACATCCCAAAGCATTAAGAAGAGCTGAAGAATTTTTTGAAAAGCATATAAAAATAGAATCTGAAGAAGAAAATATGGAAAATTTAGAAAAAATTAAAGAAGGAGAAGAAGTAAGATGA
- a CDS encoding riboflavin synthase gives MFTGLIEEVGKVNQIIPKQDGILLKVNAKKILEDIKLGDSIAVNGVCLTTVDFDNSSVSFEVSKETLKRSNLKNIKTGDFVNLERALKASDRLGGHIVQGHVDTTGTIYQKSKVGEHTELIIEIPLDYTSLVIEKGSIAIDGISLTINYIKSNKIYINIIPHTLENTNLKYKKVGELVNIEFDIFSKYILKFVNSVDINKLKDKKLEELLNEF, from the coding sequence ATGTTTACCGGTCTAATAGAAGAAGTAGGTAAAGTTAATCAGATAATACCAAAACAAGATGGAATATTATTAAAAGTAAATGCTAAAAAAATTTTAGAAGATATAAAGCTTGGAGATAGTATAGCAGTAAATGGTGTATGTCTTACTACAGTAGATTTTGATAATAGCAGTGTATCATTTGAAGTATCAAAAGAAACCTTAAAAAGATCAAATCTTAAAAATATAAAAACTGGAGATTTTGTTAATCTTGAAAGGGCTTTAAAAGCTTCAGATAGACTTGGAGGACATATTGTCCAAGGACATGTAGATACAACAGGAACAATATATCAAAAATCAAAGGTAGGAGAGCATACTGAGCTTATAATAGAAATACCTTTAGATTACACATCTTTAGTAATAGAAAAAGGGTCAATAGCAATAGATGGTATAAGTTTAACAATAAACTATATAAAATCAAATAAAATTTATATTAATATCATTCCACATACTTTAGAAAATACAAATCTTAAATATAAAAAAGTAGGAGAGTTAGTAAACATTGAGTTTGATATATTTAGTAAATATATACTAAAGTTTGTTAATAGCGTAGATATAAATAAGCTAAAAGATAAAAAACTTGAGGAACTTCTAAATGAATTCTAA
- a CDS encoding lytic transglycosylase domain-containing protein, producing the protein MRLILAILVFIFSAKAESFKDCYKLFKEERFLKAKKCFLSVNDKDLKPYINHYLMLINQIYNEDFKIKDSAYAIKSYDYLKLSADSFYRKEFQKSKNYFQKIDIKALDKDDIPFYLYLKANLYNDFSIKKQLATEYIYDRNYGYKTFLEIYKNLSQKDLEKAVKTLISYRMYERALGIMPLLKTNDKVLYYYLYLYVKTEDFEKAKSFLEKINKKSKYYPVALYILGYYSKSWEERKRYFDKLVETKNKKYINKLGIPLTKKAFHYKKLNYFNYFLSKLDKSEDKVWYTFLYKYFFDSKKKAYSYLLKNTNWIKDKNKLYYWLYLASGNKHYIMRVKNSKIDDFYKIIAGGNVSVRRNIRICKGIPYIEKIKEVDYNLAYIESKYLLKKGKIKNLYCTMPEVVVRKLPKKERFIKPFGNLKDLIYAVMKQESLFYYKAISYSNAVGLMQFIPPTAYWVAKKRDIKNFDITDLFNPDISIDFGRWYLKYLLDKFNGNIYYAIASYNGGATNVSRTLRRFKPKNIAEFVETHPFDETRDYLKKVYTNYVIYRKLNGVSYVYRSNRRSR; encoded by the coding sequence ATGAGACTGATTTTAGCTATTTTAGTTTTTATATTTTCTGCAAAAGCAGAAAGTTTTAAAGATTGTTATAAGCTTTTTAAAGAAGAAAGATTTTTAAAAGCAAAAAAATGTTTTTTATCAGTTAATGATAAAGATTTAAAGCCTTATATTAATCATTATTTAATGCTAATTAATCAGATATATAATGAAGATTTTAAAATAAAAGATTCAGCTTATGCTATTAAAAGTTATGATTATTTAAAACTTTCAGCAGATAGTTTTTATAGAAAAGAATTTCAAAAATCCAAAAATTATTTCCAAAAGATAGATATAAAAGCTTTAGATAAAGATGATATACCTTTTTATTTATATCTAAAAGCAAATTTATATAATGATTTTTCAATAAAAAAACAGCTTGCTACAGAGTATATATACGATAGAAATTATGGATATAAAACATTCTTAGAAATTTATAAAAATTTATCCCAAAAAGATTTAGAAAAAGCAGTAAAAACTTTAATATCTTATAGAATGTATGAAAGAGCCTTAGGGATAATGCCTTTATTAAAGACTAATGATAAAGTTTTATACTACTATTTATATTTGTATGTAAAAACTGAAGATTTTGAAAAAGCAAAAAGCTTTTTAGAAAAAATAAATAAAAAATCAAAATATTATCCAGTAGCTCTTTATATTCTTGGATATTACTCAAAATCTTGGGAAGAAAGAAAAAGATACTTTGATAAATTAGTTGAAACAAAAAATAAAAAATATATAAACAAACTTGGCATTCCACTTACTAAAAAAGCTTTTCATTATAAAAAGCTAAATTATTTTAATTATTTTCTATCAAAATTAGATAAATCAGAAGATAAAGTTTGGTATACATTTTTGTATAAATACTTTTTTGACTCAAAGAAAAAAGCTTATTCATATTTATTAAAAAATACAAACTGGATAAAAGATAAAAATAAACTGTATTACTGGCTTTATTTAGCATCAGGAAATAAGCATTACATTATGAGAGTAAAAAATTCCAAAATTGATGATTTTTATAAAATAATAGCAGGTGGAAATGTATCAGTAAGAAGAAATATAAGAATTTGTAAAGGAATACCATATATAGAAAAAATAAAAGAAGTAGATTATAATCTTGCTTATATTGAAAGTAAGTATTTACTAAAAAAAGGAAAAATTAAAAATTTATACTGTACAATGCCAGAAGTAGTTGTTAGAAAGCTTCCAAAAAAAGAAAGATTTATTAAGCCTTTTGGAAACTTAAAAGATTTAATATATGCAGTTATGAAACAAGAAAGCCTTTTTTATTATAAAGCAATATCTTATTCAAATGCAGTTGGTTTAATGCAGTTTATTCCACCTACTGCTTACTGGGTAGCTAAAAAAAGGGATATAAAAAATTTTGATATCACAGATTTATTTAATCCAGATATATCTATAGATTTTGGTAGATGGTATTTAAAATATCTTTTAGATAAATTTAATGGAAATATATATTATGCAATAGCATCTTATAATGGTGGAGCTACAAATGTGTCAAGAACCCTACGAAGATTTAAACCTAAGAATATAGCCGAATTTGTAGAAACACATCCTTTTGATGAAACAAGAGATTATCTTAAAAAAGTTTATACTAATTATGTAATATACAGAAAGTTAAATGGAGTAAGTTATGTTTACCGGTCTAATAGAAGAAGTAGGTAA